From Amycolatopsis sp. cg9, one genomic window encodes:
- the pseI gene encoding pseudaminic acid synthase, protein MHDIRFGAHLIGPGHAPFVIAEMSGNHNGDLDRALQIIDVIAETGAQAVKLQTYRPDTITIDVDTPAFRIGDSHSLWGGENLYKLYEKAHTPWEWHAPLFERARARGLEIFSSPFDPTAVELLESLDAPAYKIASSEIVDLPLIELCARTGKPLVISTGMANVAEIDAAVRTAREAGNDQLIVLGCTASYPASPRESNLRGLPLLAGLTQTLVGLSDHTPGIGAPVAAVALGAVAIEKHVTLARADGGVDSEFSLEPAELAALVAETHRAWEALGEPVLGPRESEKEGLRLRRSLYVVEDVKAGDEVTAANVRSIRPAGGLAPAEITKVVGRTFRVDAAKGTPLTWDLL, encoded by the coding sequence ATGCACGACATCCGGTTCGGCGCGCACCTGATCGGTCCGGGCCACGCGCCGTTCGTCATCGCCGAGATGTCCGGCAACCACAACGGCGACCTCGACCGGGCGCTGCAGATCATCGACGTCATCGCGGAAACCGGCGCGCAGGCGGTCAAGCTGCAGACTTACCGCCCGGACACGATCACCATCGACGTCGACACCCCGGCGTTCCGGATCGGCGACTCGCATTCGCTGTGGGGCGGCGAAAACCTGTACAAACTGTACGAAAAGGCCCACACCCCGTGGGAGTGGCACGCGCCGCTCTTCGAACGGGCCCGCGCTCGCGGCCTGGAAATCTTCTCCAGCCCGTTCGACCCGACCGCCGTCGAGCTGCTGGAGTCCCTGGACGCGCCGGCGTACAAGATCGCGTCGTCGGAGATCGTCGACCTGCCGCTGATCGAGCTCTGCGCGCGCACCGGGAAGCCGCTGGTCATCTCCACCGGCATGGCGAACGTCGCGGAGATCGACGCGGCCGTGCGCACCGCGCGCGAGGCGGGCAACGACCAGCTGATCGTGCTCGGTTGCACGGCGAGCTACCCGGCTTCGCCCCGCGAGAGCAACCTGCGCGGCCTGCCGCTGCTGGCCGGCCTGACGCAGACGCTGGTGGGCCTGTCCGACCACACGCCGGGCATCGGCGCGCCGGTCGCGGCCGTCGCGCTGGGCGCGGTCGCCATCGAGAAGCACGTCACCCTGGCCCGCGCGGACGGCGGCGTCGACTCGGAGTTCTCGCTGGAGCCCGCCGAGCTGGCCGCGCTGGTCGCCGAGACGCACCGCGCGTGGGAGGCCCTCGGCGAGCCGGTGCTGGGCCCGCGGGAGAGCGAGAAGGAGGGGCTGCGGCTGCGCCGGTCCCTCTACGTCGTGGAAGACGTGAAGGCCGGGGACGAGGTCACCGCGGCGAACGTCCGGTCGATCCGGCCCGCGGGCGGCCTGGCCCCGGCCGAGATCACCAAGGTCGTGGGGCGCACCTTCCGCGTCGACGCCGCGAAGGGCACGCCCCTGACCTGGGACCTGCTCTAG
- the pseC gene encoding UDP-4-amino-4,6-dideoxy-N-acetyl-beta-L-altrosamine transaminase codes for MAEFLPYGRQSISEEDIQAVVDVLRGDWLTTGPAVQQFEADLAAHTGGTPAVAVTSGTAALHVAYAAAGIKPGDEVVTSPMTFVATAATAALFGAKVVFADVEADTGNLDVEAAKAAITDRTKVVAAVDYAGHPAELDALAAAAHDSGALLLEDAAHSVGGSWQGRPVGSIADLTTFSFFPTKNLTTAEGGAVVTTDAALLDRARKFRNHGLVRDRAEQRYPDEGGWHQEVHEFGLNYRLPDVLCALGSSQLTRLAEFKKRRAEIHARYSAALADVDGVATPPSRPGADPVWHLYPLRVLEGRRKALFEHLRGAGIGVQVNYIPAYWHPVFEDLGYRRGLCPNAEAYYEQELSLPLFPALTDADVDRVVDAVRAFF; via the coding sequence ATGGCTGAGTTCCTCCCGTACGGCCGCCAGTCGATCAGCGAAGAGGACATCCAGGCCGTCGTCGACGTCCTGCGGGGTGATTGGCTGACCACCGGGCCCGCGGTCCAGCAGTTCGAGGCCGACCTCGCGGCCCACACCGGCGGGACGCCCGCGGTCGCCGTGACGTCGGGGACCGCCGCCCTGCACGTCGCTTACGCGGCCGCGGGGATCAAGCCGGGTGACGAGGTCGTCACCAGCCCGATGACCTTCGTGGCGACGGCCGCCACCGCGGCGCTGTTCGGCGCGAAAGTGGTCTTCGCCGACGTCGAAGCGGACACCGGCAACCTCGACGTCGAGGCGGCGAAAGCGGCGATCACCGACCGCACGAAGGTCGTCGCCGCCGTCGACTACGCCGGCCACCCGGCCGAGCTGGACGCGCTCGCCGCGGCGGCCCACGACTCGGGCGCGCTGCTCCTGGAAGACGCCGCGCACTCGGTCGGCGGGTCCTGGCAGGGGCGTCCGGTGGGCTCGATCGCCGACCTGACGACGTTCTCGTTCTTCCCGACCAAGAACCTCACGACGGCCGAAGGCGGCGCCGTCGTCACGACCGACGCGGCTTTGCTGGACCGGGCGCGGAAGTTCCGCAACCACGGCCTGGTCCGCGACCGCGCCGAGCAGCGCTACCCGGACGAGGGCGGCTGGCACCAGGAGGTGCACGAGTTCGGGCTGAACTACCGCCTGCCGGACGTCCTCTGCGCCCTGGGCAGCAGCCAGCTCACCCGGCTCGCGGAGTTCAAGAAGCGCCGCGCCGAGATCCACGCGCGGTACTCCGCGGCGCTGGCCGACGTCGACGGCGTGGCGACCCCGCCGAGCCGCCCGGGCGCCGACCCGGTGTGGCACCTCTACCCGCTGCGGGTCCTCGAAGGCCGCCGGAAGGCGCTGTTCGAGCACCTGCGCGGGGCCGGCATCGGCGTCCAGGTCAACTACATCCCGGCGTACTGGCACCCGGTCTTCGAGGACCTGGGCTACCGCCGCGGCCTGTGCCCGAACGCCGAGGCGTACTACGAGCAGGAGCTGTCGCTGCCGCTGTTCCCGGCGCTGACGGACGCCGACGTCGACCGCGTCGTCGACGCCGTGCGCGCGTTCTTCTAG
- the pseB gene encoding UDP-N-acetylglucosamine 4,6-dehydratase (inverting), with protein sequence MSELDGSSILLTGGTGSFGKAFIAHALAELNPSRLVVLSRDELKQYETRQLFGDDPRLRWFIGDIRDRRRLERAMHGVDYVVHAAALKQVDTGEYNPFEFVQTNVMGSQNVIEAAIDTGVKKVVALSTDKASSPINLYGATKLCADRMFISGNHYAAAHVTRFSVVRYGNVMGSRGSVIPFFRKLAEQGESLPITHKEMTRFWITLPQAVRFVVDSFDQMHGGELYVPRIPSMRLVDLAQAIAPGSEMHEVGIRPGEKLHEEMIAPDDARRTVKLEDRYVVQPHLAGWGYQEPEGGTPMPEGFAYRSDTNDLWLNPEELRDLVEQHG encoded by the coding sequence ATGTCCGAGCTGGATGGCTCCAGCATCCTGCTCACCGGCGGGACCGGTTCCTTCGGCAAGGCGTTCATCGCGCACGCGCTCGCCGAACTGAACCCGAGCCGGCTGGTCGTGCTCTCCCGCGACGAGCTGAAGCAGTACGAAACGCGCCAGCTGTTCGGCGACGACCCGCGGCTGCGCTGGTTCATCGGCGACATCCGCGACCGGCGCCGGCTCGAGCGCGCCATGCACGGCGTCGACTACGTCGTGCACGCCGCCGCGCTCAAGCAGGTGGACACCGGTGAGTACAACCCGTTCGAATTCGTCCAGACCAACGTCATGGGCTCGCAGAACGTGATCGAGGCCGCGATCGACACCGGCGTCAAGAAGGTCGTCGCGCTGTCGACCGACAAGGCGTCCAGCCCGATCAACCTCTACGGCGCCACCAAGCTGTGCGCCGACCGGATGTTCATCAGCGGCAACCACTACGCGGCCGCGCACGTGACGCGCTTCTCGGTGGTCCGCTACGGCAACGTCATGGGCTCGCGCGGCAGCGTCATCCCGTTCTTCCGCAAGCTGGCCGAGCAGGGCGAGTCGCTGCCGATCACGCACAAGGAGATGACCCGCTTCTGGATCACGCTCCCCCAGGCCGTGCGGTTCGTCGTCGACTCCTTCGACCAGATGCACGGCGGCGAGCTGTACGTGCCGCGGATCCCGAGCATGCGGCTGGTCGACCTGGCCCAGGCGATCGCGCCGGGCAGCGAGATGCACGAGGTCGGCATCCGGCCGGGCGAGAAGCTGCACGAGGAGATGATCGCCCCCGACGACGCGCGACGGACGGTCAAGCTCGAGGACCGCTACGTCGTCCAGCCGCACCTCGCGGGCTGGGGCTACCAGGAGCCCGAGGGCGGGACGCCGATGCCGGAGGGCTTCGCCTACCGCTCGGACACGAACGACCTGTGGCTGAACCCCGAAGAGCTGCGAGACCTGGTCGAACAGCATGGCTGA
- a CDS encoding cytidylyltransferase domain-containing protein → MSPMRGAPGVNAVIQARSSSTRLPGKVLRPLAGRSVLGWVVRAAAAAPGVDQVVVATSSNASDDDVALEAARCGAAVVRGPLDDVLERFAVALREHPADAVIRLTADCPLLDPSLIGQLAALWRAQPALDYVSTTLVRTLPRGFDAELVRADVLLEQVSSAVGVHREHVTSGIYSQPTRYSCAGVVVSPAADDLRVTLDTAEDWELLSALVAELGDGVGDWRAVVALLRARPDLVALNAHVEQKKVGR, encoded by the coding sequence ATGTCACCCATGCGTGGAGCGCCCGGTGTCAACGCCGTCATCCAGGCCCGGTCGAGCTCGACCAGGCTGCCCGGCAAGGTGCTGCGCCCGCTCGCCGGCCGCAGCGTGCTGGGCTGGGTCGTCCGGGCCGCCGCGGCCGCTCCCGGCGTCGACCAGGTGGTGGTCGCGACCTCCTCGAACGCCTCCGACGACGACGTCGCCCTGGAAGCCGCTCGCTGCGGTGCCGCCGTGGTCCGGGGTCCGCTCGACGACGTCCTCGAACGGTTCGCCGTCGCGCTGCGGGAGCACCCCGCGGACGCCGTGATCAGGCTCACCGCGGACTGCCCGCTGCTGGACCCGTCGCTGATCGGCCAGCTCGCGGCGCTGTGGCGCGCCCAGCCGGCGCTCGACTACGTCAGCACCACCCTCGTCCGGACGCTGCCGCGCGGCTTCGACGCCGAGCTGGTGCGCGCCGACGTGCTCCTCGAGCAGGTTTCTTCCGCCGTCGGCGTGCACCGCGAGCACGTGACTTCGGGCATCTACTCGCAGCCGACGCGCTATTCGTGCGCCGGGGTGGTGGTGAGCCCGGCCGCCGACGACCTGCGCGTGACGCTGGACACCGCCGAGGACTGGGAGCTGCTGTCCGCGCTGGTGGCCGAGCTGGGCGACGGCGTCGGCGACTGGCGGGCCGTGGTCGCGCTGCTGCGCGCGCGGCCGGACCTGGTGGCGCTGAACGCGCACGTCGAGCAGAAGAAGGTCGGCCGGTGA
- a CDS encoding spore coat protein has protein sequence MRLLLRADASASIGAGHIARMVAYAERAVARGWRVAFSGRVDNAEWLASRFDELGVERVPFDAAGFDAVVVDHYGLGDVRGEVNAAGAVLVSIEDDVFGRRPADIVVDSSFAPAPRPDDGSDVLLRGIEYAPLRDVVRGTRRAPSGPPPHVTVVLGGGAEWSATVGLLLRALRDTEQPFVADALVRGEPSVPALLPGQSIRVTPPSPALLDVLATTDVAVSASGVTFVELCCLGVPTAAVRLVDNQEPGYRAALGLGLAAGLGPAESLADRLPAVTAVLRSLLTDAGLRRSLSATASSTVDGLGVDRVLDSLASRTGSVRDASYR, from the coding sequence GTGAGGCTGCTGCTGCGCGCGGACGCGTCGGCGTCGATCGGCGCCGGCCACATCGCGCGGATGGTCGCCTACGCCGAGCGGGCGGTGGCGCGCGGCTGGCGGGTCGCGTTCTCGGGCCGGGTGGACAACGCCGAGTGGCTCGCTTCGCGCTTCGACGAGCTGGGGGTCGAGCGGGTGCCGTTCGACGCGGCGGGGTTCGACGCGGTCGTGGTCGACCACTACGGCCTCGGCGACGTGCGCGGCGAGGTCAACGCGGCCGGCGCCGTGCTGGTGTCGATCGAGGACGACGTGTTCGGGCGCCGTCCCGCGGACATCGTCGTGGACTCGAGCTTCGCGCCCGCTCCCCGGCCGGACGACGGCTCGGACGTGCTGCTGCGCGGCATCGAGTACGCGCCGCTCAGGGACGTCGTGCGGGGAACGCGCCGGGCGCCGTCCGGCCCGCCGCCGCACGTCACCGTGGTCCTGGGCGGCGGCGCCGAGTGGTCGGCGACGGTCGGGTTGCTGCTGCGCGCGCTTCGGGACACCGAGCAGCCGTTCGTGGCGGACGCCTTGGTGCGCGGGGAGCCTTCGGTGCCCGCTTTGCTCCCCGGGCAGTCGATCCGCGTGACCCCGCCGAGCCCGGCGCTGCTCGACGTCCTGGCGACGACCGACGTCGCCGTGAGCGCGTCCGGGGTGACGTTCGTGGAGCTGTGCTGCCTCGGCGTCCCGACGGCGGCGGTCCGGCTGGTCGACAACCAGGAGCCGGGCTACCGGGCGGCGCTCGGGCTGGGCCTGGCGGCCGGGCTCGGCCCCGCGGAGTCCTTGGCGGATCGGCTGCCGGCGGTGACGGCGGTGCTGCGTTCGCTGCTGACCGACGCCGGGCTCCGCCGGTCGCTGTCGGCCACGGCGTCGTCCACAGTGGACGGCCTCGGCGTCGACCGGGTCCTGGATTCGCTGGCATCGAGGACCGGATCTGTCCGCGATGCTTCTTATCGTTGA
- a CDS encoding epoxide hydrolase family protein, translating to MTITPFRIDVPQATLDDLRTRLANTRWPDQPAGTGWRLGAPVDYVRELAEYWRTGFDWRAQEARLNAFPQFTTTIDGTNVHFLHVVSPEPSATPVLLTHGWPGSIVEFLDVIGPLTDPRAYGGDPADALTVVVPSIPGYGFSGPTPTPDWGPDRVARAFASLMTSLGYERFGAHGGDWGAIISRELAVQFPSRLLGIHVTMLPSAVARSEEDLAGLSDPALGKRSLAKGQAFSASGTGYAMIQATKPQTLAYGLHDSPAGQLAWIAEKFRSFSNTTVDLIDRDDLLADVSIYWFTETANSSARLYAALTGGWGAPPPVNPVPTAVAVFPDDIGLPIRELAERTDEIVRWTEFPTGGHFAGLEEPDALIGDLRAFFSSVR from the coding sequence ATGACGATCACCCCGTTCCGCATCGACGTTCCCCAGGCCACCCTCGACGACCTCCGCACGCGCCTGGCGAACACCCGCTGGCCCGACCAGCCCGCCGGCACCGGCTGGCGGCTCGGGGCACCGGTCGACTACGTGCGCGAGCTGGCGGAGTACTGGCGGACGGGCTTCGACTGGCGGGCGCAGGAGGCGCGGCTCAACGCGTTCCCGCAGTTCACGACGACGATCGACGGCACGAACGTGCACTTCCTGCACGTGGTCTCCCCGGAGCCGTCGGCGACACCGGTGCTGCTGACCCACGGCTGGCCGGGCTCGATCGTGGAGTTCCTGGACGTGATCGGCCCGCTGACGGACCCCCGCGCGTACGGCGGCGACCCGGCGGACGCGCTGACCGTGGTGGTCCCGTCGATCCCGGGTTACGGCTTTTCGGGCCCGACCCCGACCCCGGACTGGGGCCCGGACCGGGTGGCGCGCGCGTTCGCCTCGCTGATGACGTCGCTGGGCTACGAGCGCTTCGGCGCCCACGGCGGTGACTGGGGCGCGATCATTTCGCGCGAGCTGGCGGTCCAGTTCCCTTCGCGGCTGCTCGGCATCCACGTGACGATGCTGCCGTCGGCGGTGGCCCGGTCCGAGGAGGATCTCGCGGGGCTTTCGGATCCGGCGCTGGGCAAGCGGTCGCTGGCGAAGGGCCAGGCGTTCTCGGCGTCGGGCACGGGCTACGCGATGATCCAGGCGACCAAGCCGCAGACCCTGGCGTACGGCCTGCACGACTCCCCGGCGGGCCAGCTGGCGTGGATCGCGGAGAAGTTCCGGTCGTTTTCGAACACGACGGTGGACCTGATCGACCGTGACGACCTGCTGGCGGACGTGTCGATCTACTGGTTCACCGAGACGGCGAACTCTTCGGCCCGGCTGTACGCGGCGCTGACCGGGGGCTGGGGAGCGCCCCCGCCGGTGAACCCGGTCCCGACGGCGGTGGCGGTGTTCCCGGACGACATCGGCTTGCCGATCCGGGAGCTGGCGGAGCGAACGGACGAGATCGTCCGGTGGACGGAGTTCCCGACCGGCGGCCACTTCGCGGGCCTGGAGGAACCGGACGCGCTGATCGGTGACCTGCGAGCGTTCTTCAGCTCCGTGCGCTGA